Proteins found in one Malassezia vespertilionis chromosome 5, complete sequence genomic segment:
- a CDS encoding uncharacterized protein (TransMembrane:1 (o418-442i); EggNog:ENOG503NXNK; COG:H) has protein sequence MSKLLVLDGVGDASDAARSAMAHIAGHAYDVQATDASVLACDPWAQSTALVVLPDAAPAVYTEAMQRVHTLAGGKKTRVHAALLPYILCGGSVLAMGGAATFACPDMAGDASMHGGPSAVLGHACSAEVLETFEGAPGRASRVVLCRVGQGKVLLVGCGTLCANNAPALAPWLGQALGLDVASTAPRSITNPPRLTPWLLASRSQALLDQFTAPLTASPFWDISQRAPFLHRALSAWRLVANVHDTHSDYAIVQCAAPAKALPALTDACLNADYALYQDALARVPNVLVVLGPDARLLMPDDAAQASRVAPYFVLPHYFDALQRARAAMRHCPMPWPHTPSEQVGDLLLYGQVVTSTQTMLEKNAAFLRACPLGTTLVATHQVAPRARGSNAWISPCGCLQFSTRLALPARAGAKAVFLQYLVALAVVYGLSTLMGPTGACLQGRIRIKWPNDVYAQVPEKPADGVCVTRTEHGETRHYVKIGGILVHALYMQGKYDLVVGCGVNCLNEQPTTSISKLVRAYGSGEVTQEQCAGAIFAAFDSLVHAFQAAHYSFAPFAKAYQAAWLHDDQEIGLEDHGNVRVRVVGLTSDYGLLRTAPLGAAVRASDAEAWGDATQPGFIDLQPDGNSFDMLQNMMRTKT, from the coding sequence ATGTCGAAACTGCTCGTCTTGGACGGCGTGGgcgatgcaagcgatgcagcgcgatcTGCCATGGCACACATCGCTGGGCATGCATACGACGTACAAGCAACCGATGCCAGTGTACTTGCATGCGATCCATGGGCGCAAAGCACAGCGCTGGTCGTGCTTCccgacgcagcgcccgccgTGTATACCGAAGCCatgcagcgtgtgcataCGCTTGCAGGCGgcaaaaagacgcgcgTACACGCTGCTCTGCTACCATATATTCtctgcggcggcagcgtgcTTGCtatgggcggcgctgcaacgTTTGCGTGCCCCGACATGGCCGGCGATGCATCGATGCACGGCGGAccgagcgcggtgcttggccacgcgtgcagcgcagaggTGCTTGAGACGTTTGAAGGTGCGCCTGGGCGTGCCTCGCGCGTTGTGCTGTGCAGGGTAGGCCAAGGTAAGGTGCTCCTTGTGGGCTGCGGTACACTCTGTGCGAACAACGCGCCCGCCCTCGCGCCGTGGCTCGGCCAAGCGCTTGGCTTGGACGTGGCTTCTACGgcaccgcgcagcatcaCAAACCCCCCGCGCCTCACTCCGTGGCTGCTTGCGAGCCGCTCACAGGCGTTGCTCGACCAGTTCACCGCCCCCCTCACTGCGTCCCCTTTTTGGGACATttcccagcgcgcgccgtttttGCACCGCGCACTGAGCGCGTGGCGCCTTGTTGCCAACGTGCACGACACACACAGCGACTACGCCATCGTGcagtgtgctgcgccggcaAAAGCACTGCCCGCCCTGACTGACGCGTGCCTCAATGCGGACTATGCATTGTACCAGGATGCACTGGCGCGGGTGCCCAACGTGCTGGTCGTGCTGGGCCCCGATGCCCGGTTGCTGATGCcggacgatgcagcgcaagcgtcgcgcgtcgcgccgtaCTTTGTTCTTCCGCACTACTTTgacgcactgcagcgcgcgcgcgcggccatgCGCCATTGTCCCATGCCGTggccgcacacgccgaGCGAACAAGTAGGCGACTTGCTCCTCTACGGCCAAGTGGTGACCAGTACGCAGACCATGCTGGAAAAAAATGCCGCGTTCCTGCGCGCATGCCCGCTGGGCACGACGCTTGTGGCCACGCACCAAgtcgcgccacgcgcgcgcggcagcaaTGCGTGGATCTCTCCGTGTGGATGCTTGCAGTTTTCCACACGGCTTGCGCTCCCCGCGCGTGCCGGCGCCAAGGCCGTGTTTCTGCAGTACCTCGTAGCCCTCGCTGTGGTGTATGGCCTGAGCACGCTCATGGGCCCCACCGGCGCCTGTTTGCAGGGCCGCATACGGATCAAGTGGCCCAACGACGTGTACGCGCAAGTGCCAGAGAAGCCTGCGGATGGCGTTTGTGTCACACGCaccgagcacggcgagacGCGTCACTATGTCAAGATCGGCGGGATTCTCGTGCATGCCTTGTACATGCAAGGGAAGTACGATTTGGTCGTTGGGTGCGGCGTCAACTGCCTAAACGAGCAGCCGACGACGTCGATTAGCAagcttgtgcgcgcgtaTGGAAGCGGCGAGGTGACGCAGGAGCAGTGCGCGGGCGCCATTTTTGCCGCGTTCGACTCTCTTGTGCACGCCttccaagcggcgcactaCAGTTTCGCGCCGTTTGCCAAGGCCTACCAAGCCGCGTGGCTCCACGACGACCAGGAGATTGGGCTCGAGGACCATGGCAacgtgcgcgtgcgcgttGTGGGCCTCACTAGCGACTATGGACTCCTGCGCACCGCTCccctcggcgctgctgtgcgcgcgagcgacgcgGAGGCATGGGGCGACGCGACACAGCCCGGCTTTATCGATCTGCAGCCCGACGGAAACTCGTTTGATATGCTGCAAAACATGATGCGTACCAAAACATGA
- a CDS encoding uncharacterized protein (EggNog:ENOG503NW1Z; COG:D), which produces MRRGASGALAQSLGNVHTGDARDAWMGIARAFPRTSGATPKLAISGAPTPPCAAPLMPSKAAMDEVVGALMLGTLHHCPLQRLYRAVQDVCALQDTAAMQHVYNTSVARLRRLLDAEVDACLKRTPPNNVALHLECMWQSYVAKLARVEQLLAPLLGGAWYAAKVGTSLESVCFAHLQRQLQVLRVEPVLMQSVCAVAQQLREAPHETSLVRSLQSVLRMLRALGLYERVCGMLAAQASAYYTTLAHEFYETDPGAHISAMYACILCEDAWKDWLYGAEAERVLQAMQRTLVSEHVAQLTGLVPLLAEQHAYSTCSMLYHLLARSDVLDALRAALRDYVHERGMALVQGAQDTMMERLVAFQDETRDLWAEGLQHDRTMQHAIRDTFEAVVNARGGKPAELLAQYIDVKLRGGNKIMSDVQLEQCMDNALSLFRHMHDKDMFEEFYKRCFARRLLLSRSASDEAERSMLLKLKREAGPDFTEKLETMLKDMQLSNGLMAAFSDRDTRLPFDFDVHVLTQAHWPTFPDVHVALPPPMMDAMHDYEAFYATVHSGRSLSWRHALGYLVVTVDLGKAGVRELYISTFQAAVLFVFNHAKRGEAIGYETIRAQTQLEPSTLKRTLQSLASGAIPTRVLRKHPQGRDVLESDTFTINEALKNDRKRIRINQIQYKETAEEQRTTEERVFIDRELILQAAVMRILKARKTIAHTELMHAVVQQSKLRFAVDASELKKAFERLIEKDLMERVEGERGVYRYVA; this is translated from the exons aTGCGACGAGGCGCGAGTGGCGCACTCGCGCAGAGTCTCGGGAATGTGCACacgggcgatgcgcgcgatgcgtggATGGGCATTGCGCGTGCCTTTCCACGCACCAGCGGCGCTACGCCGAAACTCGCGATTTCCGGCGCCCCGACGccgccatgcgccgcgccgctgatGCCCAGCAAAGCGGCGATGGACGAGGtggtcggcgcgctgatgctcggcacgcttcACCACTGcccgctgcagcggctgtaccgtgctgtgcaggatgtgtgtgcgctgcaggataccgcggcgatgcagcaTGTGTACAATACATCCGtggcgcgcctgcggcgtCTCCTCGACGCAGAAGTCGATGCGTGTTtgaagcgcacgccgccgaaTAATGTCGCACTGCACCTTGAGTGCATGTGGCAGTCGTACGTAGCGAAGCTCGCgcgtgtcgagcagctgcttgcgccgctccttggcgGTGCGTGGTACGCCGCCAAGGTCGGCACGTCGCTCGAGTCTgtgtgctttgcgcacctgcagcgccagctccAAGTGCTCCGCGTAGAGCCAGTGCTCATGCAGAGTGTCTGCGcggtggcgcagcagctgcgagaagcgccgcacgagaCAAGCCTcgtgcgctcgctgcaaagcgtgctgcgcatgctccgcgcgctgggcctGTACGAGCGTGTGTGTGGTATGCTGGCGGCACAGGCGTCCGCATATTATACGACACTAGCGCATGAATTCTACGAAACGGATCCAGGGGCGCACATCAGTGCCATGTACGCATGCATCCTGTGCGAAGACGCGTGGAAAGACTGGCTGTACGGCGCAGAGGCAGAGCGTGTGTtgcaagcgatgcagcgcacgcttgtgtcggagcatgtcgcgcagcttACTGGCCTTGTACCACTGCTGGCTGAGCAGCACGCTTactcgacgtgctcgatgcTCTATCACCTCCTCGCGCGCTCcgacgtgctcgatgcgctgcgcgcggcgctgcgcgactatGTACACGAGCGGGGTATGGCGCTGGTCCAAGGGGCGCAAGATACCATGATGGAGCGCCTTGTTGCGTTCCAGGACGAGACGCGCGACCTCTGGGCCGAGGGGTTGCAGCATGATCGCACCATGCAGCACGCGATCCGCGATACGTTTGAGGCGGTGGtcaatgcgcgcggcggcaaacctgccgagctcctcgcgcagtaTATCGACGtcaagctgcgcggcggcaaCAAGATCATGTCGGACgtgcagctggagcagTGCATGGACAATGCGCTCTCCCTCTTTCGCCACATGCACGACAAAGACATGTTTGAGGAGTTTTACAAACGttgttttgcgcggcgcttgctccTCTCGCGCTCTGCGTCCGACGAAGCGGAGCGCTCCATGCTGCTGAAGctcaagcgcgaggcggGCCCCGACTTTACCGAGAAGCTGGAGACGATGCTCAAGGATATGCAGCTTTCCAATGGGCTCATGGCCGCCTTCTCCGACCGCGACACGCGCCTGCCGTTTGACTTTGACGTGCATGTCCTGACCCAGGCGCACTGGCCGACGTTTCCCGACGTGCACGTAGCGCTGCCACCGCCCATGATGGACGCCATGCACGACTACGAAGCGTTTTATGCCACTGTCCATTCCGGCCGCTCGCTCTCCTGGCGGCACGCCTTGGGCTACCTGGTCGTCACCGTCGACCTCGGCAAGgccggcgtgcgcgagctgtacaTTAGCACGTTCCAGGCCGCCGTCTTGTTTGTCTTTAAtcacgccaagcgcggcgaagCGATCGGCTACGAgacgatccgcgcgcagacgcagctGGAGCCGAGCACGCTcaagcgcacgctgcagagccTCGCGAGCGGTGCCATCCCGAcgcgtgtgctgcgcaagcatccGCAAGGAAGGGACGTGCTCGAAAGCGATACATTTACCATcaacgaggcgctcaagAACGACCGCAAGCGGATCCGCATCAACCAAATCCAGTACAAAGAGACGGCAGAGGAACAGCGCACCACGGAAGAGCGTGTATTCATCGACCGTGAGCTGATTCTGCAGGCTGCCGTGATGCGCATCctcaaagcgcgcaagaccATCGCTCACACAGAGCTCATGCACGCTGTCGTGCAGCAGAGCAAGCTGCGCTTTGCCGTCGACGCATCCGAGCTAAAGAAGGCGTTTGAGCGGCTGATTGAAAAG GACCTTATGGAACGCGTCGAAGGAGAGCGCGGGGTGTATAGATACGTCGCATAG